TAGAATCAGCATTTACTCTGCAAGTGGAAATGCTTTTACCTAGTTGAATAATGACAAAAATCCTCACATGTGCAATCAAGAAAGGAATAACTTCTTTTAGTGCCCTAGAAAAATCCTCTTACTACATGTGAAATATTGAATTATCTTTATAATATactagaaaataagaaaaataaggaaatagCATCATGATGTTAGATACATGCGCGTTGGAAGATTTTTAGCTAGGGAAAATGATCCTCTTTATTATCAAACATTAAGTATTGATTTGCAACTCAATTTAGACCAAATAAATCAAGTTGAACCTTAACACAATCCAGATATCTTCAAAAAAATCAAGTACACTATTTGAAGTCAAAATACAGAGGCTCACTTGTTTTGCTACAAAtttgttaaaagaaaaagaaaagaaaaaagcaacaCAGAAAATGCTGAAAGAATTGCTTGGAATGAGACAAACAACTTTTTCAGTTATATGCTTGTAAAATGttttaaatagaataaaaattttcacTTGGCGAAATACCATAAAGGGCATCAACTATCAACTATGCACCTTAAAGCATTTCAAGTTTGGAAATAACCGTAGCAATTCTTCGCGGCTCCGTCTCTGCAAAGAGGTAAACTGTTAAAAAACGGGTCCAACTAATACTTGTAATTTGTATATATGGAGCTACTTCCAAGCAcaaatttaccttgattcctaTACATCCATTCACATCAAGAGTTGTAATTTTGTCAGAACATGACTTTGAGAGTTCCTCCAGGCATTTATCAGTCACACCAGTTATTCCAAACAAGCTGCAAACATTTCCTTTCAACACATTAGCAAGATAAGTGTTTTTTaaggttaaaaattaatataaagagCTCAATTTACATTGTTGCTGTAGCAAGGACATATATATGTGTAAGCAACAGCAAGTGTGTGTATGTCACTGCATTACTTTAGACATTGCACCACCAATACCATATATACAAGTTCCACAAATTTCTCAAGTTGACATACCTTAGAAATTCAAGAGAGGTACAGTTTTGTGCAATGGATATAACTCCTTTATCAGTCACTCGGACACACCTAGCAATCAAAATGAGATGTAGCTCAGTTACTTTTATATGTTAGAAAGTTCCATATATTACAGTTGATGCTTCATTTACCATGTCAGATTCAGAGATGCAAGGTTCTTGGACTTAGAAATATAGGAAAGTCCTTCATCTGAAAGATTCTACAAaccaaagtttttttttttttttatcagagGTCAATATTTGATATGTTTCTGCCTAGAAATCTCAGTAATCTGAAGATTTTACCTGTGCACCACAGAGATCCAAAAACTTGAGATGCTCCAGAAGGCATATTTTCTTGTAAGCTTCATCTGTGAAACTAAATCAGAGTAATGATGTGAATTATCCAATTCAAGGTCAAGATAacattaactttaaaaaaagtTACAATGCCAACCTAGACAATGCATAGAGATTCAAACTCTGAAGAGATAGGCATTTGTGCAATAATTGCTTCAACCCATCATCTGTTATCTTGATGCACCTATGAACCAAATAATGAGATATAAAGTACCATAATAGaggtataaaattataatttactcCAATGTTGATTTTAATCATCTAAGCGTACAGCTGCttgatatattataaatatgaaaTGTATTTTGAGCCAAAATGTTTGCATCTTGCATGGAACAGGAGTTACAAACAAACACGGGAATCTAACATGCCAGCAAACATTTTCAGACAGCTATCCACAAATGTTTTGAAAGACATCTACAAATTTCCATAATATGAAAATTGATATTTATAATCGCATAGTGTGCTTGATGATACAGAAGCTGTTAGAAATCAATACAAATACCTAGTCAGATTCAGTGACACTAGTTCTGGATAATTCTCAGCAACACATTGTAAGCCACGGTCTGATATATTCTGCAATTATTAAATCCAGGTAACTTGTTCAGAAACAATTGTTGAAGACATGAATACAAATTCTCAACACCTCAGTTTAGTTCAACACATAACTGTAATTACAAAACCGCACTAAGGCAATAAGCTTCAACTCTTCATCTGTCACAACAAAGAGGCTGAAATCACAGTTCCAAATAACTCACTGTCATTCATTTAAATAAGAGCTTTGTTGACTCCATTTAGTGACCTTCAAATTCCCATATGCTAGATGTTTTAAGACTAGTTTACTTAAATTGGTTTGTATAGTCATTTGCAACACAGAActatatttttcatctgagTTATAAGCTTCAAGTGAAGGAATGGATTAGCTAGATACTCATTCTATGCAATACTATTTGTTTATGtaacataattttattttcatattcgCATAAATGATAAAACACTTTAGGAATCAAATTGTAAAACTAGTCCAAAGGATCATGTACCTTACAGCCACTTATGTTCAAATCAACTATGTATTTGCAGTTCTGAACTGTTTGTTTCAGTCCTGTATCTGTCACCCTGAGAATATGATTGTTCAGTGTTTTACCTTGGATTGAACTTTGAGTTCAAAATTAAGGATATAAACAGTTAATTTAAATGTcataagaaaatattaaatCACCTCACATTCCAGTAGATGGAAAAGATTTTCAGCTGAGGGCAGCAACTGGTTATTGCTTCAATTCCTGTATCTGAGATTTTTTGGCAGCCATTGAGATTTAAAGACTCCAAGCATTGAAGAGATTCAAAGCACTAGAAATGCTTAAAAACTTTGGTTAGAATGAAAGTTGGCATATAATTTACATCATAAGGTAGTTGTGCAAATATTGTTAATTAAGgttatcttctttcttttaaaataaaaagaagtaaCTGATAGTGATTTCAGAACTGAAAATTTCAACTTAGCAAGCATAACAGATAGACATAGTATTCACTTTAGATGAAAAAGAATCTGTTACCTTTTGCTTAATAAGGATGAGATGCGAATCTTCAACGTCTCGTGCAAATTCTAGGTCAATCTTCTTTACATGGCGATATCTAGGCTACAACAACCAAGCAAATTTCATCCCAAAAGTCCAAAACACCGTTAACTAAAATATGCTGAAGAAACAATTACAAAGGagaaactaagaaaaataatcAGGAAAGTATCTCTAATCTTTACTTTGAAAATCTAAAGTTCACAACAGTTACTAACTGCAGCATCATCAGTATAATCATCACACTTCACTGGACAAAAAGAGTTTAACTTGAACACATTTTCAGTATCATTTCATCTATCCTACATATTCATCAATCTATATTGCCAAATACCTAAAAGCATCTAACTTCTACACTCATCATACTAAAGGTACGCAGTTAATAGCATCCTTAGATAGTATTGTAAAACaatggataaaaaaattaaaagaaaaagaagaaagagactAACCAGAGAAAGAGCAGCAATAAGGCGATTCCCAGCATTATTCGACTCTCGAAAACTGAGTGACTAATAAccaataaaacaaaacataaatgagcaaaaaattaaaaaaaaatgaaactttGATGGAAAATGAAGAGGTGAttgaggagaagagaagaaggaggaCCTGCCAAAGAGGttgagaagagagaagggtGCGATTGAGCCATGGACTGACGAGGAGGAGAGAGATGAGGTCAGTCTGAGAGAGAGTGAGAGGCAGCGATGAACAAACAAGCTTCATAACCTGTGGAACTGTTTCTCTGCACCAAATTGCATCCtttccttcttcaatttctgtttCCGTTTCTGTTTCCTCCATTGTTGACTCAGAACACAGCCTTGATGGTTTTGGTTTCGATCCTTTGCTACTAGCCTACTAGTCTACCTGTTATGATTTATGAACAATAATATAGTACGGTCTCTAAtgaatacataaataattaattaattcatttttGGTAATTAAATTTCAGAAAAAGCTTCGAATAATTTCACCATTCTgttcaacaaaaataatgagaaaTTTCATATTCGGTTAGATATTGGGAATTATGTAAGCATTAGTCTTCTTTTCgtttttttattgttagatggaaatgtaaaattatttcatgtttcaataaaagatattttattatttcatataaagttaatagttaaaaaaaattaagatatttgatatatttaattaaataatgatatattaattttaatgtgaTTGCTATGGTATGATGATAAATTCAAACGTATTGATacgtttaaaatataaataagtagTAATAAGTCACCTGAAATTTAGTTTCCATGtcagtatttaatttttataaaatattcttttaattaaataaaaataaaaaatatttatttatttaatttgataaaaatatttaaataccttttttatatattagacaaaaatcattcttttaaattaattaaattgtttaattttaaaatttaaataatttaaaaaacaaaaacaaaaatacatttaaCAAAATCATTTGTCTCCTCGTAAATCctaatcaattattcataccaaaaaaattaaataaatttaaaaaatattaaacaaaatcaCTTTGTTCTTTGTTTACTAAGTTCTCACACAATGACACAATCCTCATCTCTAATTGttcataccaaaaaaaaaaatcatctgaaaaattgaggaaaaaaataaaagaacagaACTTCATGTCTTCAACTTCCTGAGTTTTTCACCAGCACACTCTCAACGAGCTTCTCTCTCATTCCCAATTCTGAGACTcaagctctctcctctctcactGCCACTAGAGTCTCTCTCGGTCTCACTAGAGTCTCTACTCGTTCACACAGTCACACTCACCGGCGTCTCGTTGCTCCTCTGCTATCGTCGCCGGCGTTTCAACGTCTCGCGGCCTTCCCTGGGCTCCTCCTCGCCGGCGACAGAAGCACTCGTCGGATCGTCGTTGCTCGTCGTCTTCTGGTTTCAAGTACTCGCCGTCGCGAGTCGCCGTGGATCGTGGACCGTCGTAGAGTCGTCACTTGCTTCGTCGCTCGTCCTCTTATGGGGTCGGGTCCTCTTCGTCACCCAGTTGCCCTTGGTAAGTCCATGCATCATCACTTCCCCTATACTCCCTTTTCCAGATTCCCTTCTCCCTGTATTTTAAGATGATGTTGAATTGGTAATCAATTAATTTGTTAGTGATTGaatcttgaatttgttgctatCTTGCTGAATCATCACcgagttaaaatttttttttttgtctttgctAAAAATCATCAGAGTTGAATTTGTTACTGATTATCATCGAaccttgaatttgttgctggCTTGCTCAAACACCTCCTATTATGTTTTCTATGCACTACTTGTGTATGTTACAGTTTTCATATGACCGAGCTTACAATTTGTTGTTGTCTTGCTCAAACACCCCCTATTATATTTATCTCTACAGTTTTCATATTGTACATTGCTTCATGATTTCAGTTTGTCTTTGCATGATATACTTCAACCGATAGCTTGTTTCCCctgaatgaattaaaataaaaaactgtaAACTGAACATATACCCCATTCGGGTATTTGGATCAAATAAAAGCAAACAAGCTAAACCCCCAACTGACAAAAGGAAAATACAGCCAGTCTTATGATTGGACCAAGAGCAAGAATGTTCATTTGTTTCACATTTTGATAGGAACCTGGGGGTCTTAATACACTGTGATCTGCGGAGCCCTTTTATGTGATTACATTCTATTTTATGTAATCCTTTTaccaaaaaaaggaaaaagaatctGTATCCCTCAACCATTTCTTAATGGATGCAGCGCTTTGAGATAGTTAATGGttttaaatgtttattttatgtCTTGCAACCAAGTCTTAGTGTTAGCTTAAGAGGTTAGTTGGTTCTATTCAATAGTAactccttttttcttttaaatgtttattttatgtCTTGCAACCAAGCTAATTTTAAGTCTTTGTGAAATAGATTTTAGAGCATGATGAAGGTGCTCTCAAGTTTTTCAAAGATATCAAGTGGAGCAGGATAGACAACCCAAAAGGATTCAAGCTTGAATTTTATTTCGATACTAATCCTTATTTCACAAACACTATTTTGACAAAAAGCATATCACATGATTGATGAGGATGAGCCAATATTGGAAAAAGCAATTGGGTGAAGACCCCTTCAATGGAAATAATCAAATCCATCTCAGGCATCAAGGTTATTCCTCTTTTAGGCCTTCATTTACTTTATAGCAAAGTGtgtactaaaattttttgttaatgaatAATTTGTAAAGCCACATTGATCATATATAACCACAATTAGTTATTTGGAAAGTGTATTTTTGCGGCTTTCTCTTTACATCTCAAactcagttttttttttaaatatatatatttttttggaagTTCGATGTTTGAGTTCTTTTTTTAAGTCAAaccattataaaaaatatgataactTTTATAGGAGGGAAGATTAGGCTCTGGTTAGGTCATTTGTTTTTTGCAACCCTGGTTGTCTCTCTTTATTATGATTTTCCCTTCCACCTGCTAACAGTATATAGGTTCTCACAATCTGTGATTACTTTTAAGCTCCGGTATTCACCTTCAATCCAAAAGATAAGATGTGACTTGTTACTTTTGTAGGTTCAAGTCTGTGAAAGAAACCACCAACCCGTTGATGAGGTCACGGTATGTGAATACACAAACTTATCTAGTTGCTTATGAATATTCCATCCTCTTTTGAAAACTAGGAGATTATTCAATTGATGAATTGGAATGTGGTTGCAGGTGGCAGTGACTTTGGTGGAGCTGTCGGTTGATGGTTCTATTATGGGTACTGTTGAAATTAAGCTTCCTGAAGAAGGAGTAGGAGGCCTTGGTTCTATTATGGGAGAGGAACAATAACTATGACCTGGCTTTActtacattttattattgttaagacATTGACCAATTTGCATTCGATGTTGTGTGTTTacttgatttaattaaaaacaagaaGTAAACAAAgttgaacaaaaagaaaagacttGCAATTTCCTCAACGATAAACCTTCCCTTAAAGCACATAATAGTTAGCAAATAACAGGGCATTTTTCTTGCTTTTACTTTGACACACTAATCCTTTTCCAGtgtctctctttttctctttacttCCGCCGCCCCTCCCCTCTTACGATTCCACATATATGATGTAGCTATCTGTGTCATTACAGGTTTGCCCTAATCACATGAAACTACAGATTAATGGAGAGATTGTTGGAGAAAAATCGCTGTCATCAAATAAGGAACGCAGTTCAAATGATTTGAGGAAAATAGTTTTGGCAAATATTGGTGGAGATGGAAATATTTCACACGGTTATGTGTACAATTTTCAAGTTTTCCCTTCTGTTTCATCTATTAAAGATCACCATATGAAAGTGATTGggtaattataattttgttcGTTGAAATGGCACTATAATTTTCTTGATTACTGATATGGACAGCTATTGTTACCTTTCTGTTTATAACTTACTAACTAACTGTTGTGTGTGAAACCAACCATGTAGCATGAAAGAGTATGAAGAGAGGGCAGTATCACTGGCTTTGAGTCGCCCAAAGCTTCAAGCTCTCACTAATAAGCTTAAGTCTGTTCGCATGACTTGCCCTTTATTTGACACAGCTCGCTGGGTGAGTTTAATACTCCCTCTCCTTTGCCTCAAATTATAAATGTATCAAATTCTTTTTTGTGACAGATAGTTTTAGATAGTATGTAAGTTTATAAGATGCATTGTTCTGACTTTTGTAGGTTTTAGATAGTATGTAGTTTATAAGATGCATTGTTCTGAATTTTGTAGGTTTTTGTAGGTGAGGAATCTTGAAAGAGGATATCTTAAAATGTGGAATCTACATTGCTCTGGTCAACGTCCCCAACATTTCAAGTTCACCGAAAATGAACTTGAATATCCTTATGAATAGGTGTTAGACGAGAATGTATAtaagaaaatcaagaaaaagtAGACCGATCTTGTACTTGCTATGTTGATGAATCTGAGTGTAATTCTGTTATAGCAATCACGAACATATCTATTTTGCTAGAAATCATGGATGAGTAATTTAATGTGTTTTGGCTTCGCAATGCTCTTGATTAATTAACTAGAACATTAACAAGATAtacaaaaaaagagagaaaggggGGGACTAATAACTTTTCAGTAAAACTCAAATGAACCAAAAGTTGAATCAAATACAAcaaatttgttatttattatcatatatGAATTGCCAGAGCCAAAGCAATATATCGTATAAATAGAATGAAATGATGGTGCTTCACTTTATCAAATTAGTTATTATCGTATCAGAACTGTTTTTCAAGGTAGTTAAAAGCTTTAGTCAAAACTTCAGGAGAAATAGGTGGAGTGGATCCAAAAATAACATTTTCAACTGTGATAACACCTGAATTCTGACTGCTAAGACCAGAAATAGCAACAGCGTTGCCATAACCGGAGAGATTCTAACCAACACCAAAGTCCACTTTCCCCTTAACAAGAAACCAGTGCTTGGGGACTTCTAGAAGGGACAATACCTTAATCGGAAATTCTCAATTTTCACTTGAACCAATCCCATGGAGGCAACCTAATGCAAGCCAAGATCCTCATTTACAAGTTCCCAAGGGAAGTGAGACTTTGACAACAGCTTCAAAACCCTCCCACTCTGTATTTGGTGAAATTGAGAAAAGGATTGCAGATCTTCAGTTTAAAAATTCAGGAAAGGATCTCAAAGCCCTTAAGCAGATTCTGGAAGCAATGCAGAGATACAAAGATTCACTAGATATTACAAGAGAACAGGAAACAAATTACCCTTCTGACAGAGGTCTGAGTGAAAGCTCGGAACTACAGACCCCAAGACAACAGACcaacccaacattgtcactgaTGATATTTTAAGTTCACCCCGGCGTAGAAAGTTTCCAATTATCATCATGAAGCCAGCACAAATCTCAAGGAAATCCAATGTCGCTACCAAAGAAATGACTAATGGCAAATCAGGCCGCATCAAGTTTTCTACCAATGATCCCAAAGATGGAAGACTGCCTGACAATATTGAAAGTCAAACAGCAAAAGGAACCAGTTCAACAAATCCTTTTAGTCAACGCTTCCATTCTGCAGATAAGAGTAACATGAAGAAAACTTCAAAATTAATGCAAGCCTCAAAAGTCCCTCAGGTCAACAATGGAGAGGACACCAATAACTCCAGCCATACAGCAGAGACTAGAATCCCAAGAGTACACCGTACCCTGAAGGAACTAGACCTGTATTTGTTGGGAGCACCATAGGACCGGTTGGTTCACGGATTGTATCAAATCGGCTGGTTTTCGCTGGTTTTGTCTGGTTTGTGACAAACTGCCCGATTTTAAGGGGTTTAATTCCTTCTTCGGTCCAAAGCTTCAACCGAACCGACCAGATCACCGATTTACTAGTTTTCCAGTCAAATTGGCCAGTCCGATTCGGTTCTTACAACTATGCCTTTATTAGTCGAATCCAAATTAGTTTGGACGTGGAAAAgggaaaaataatttcaaaagtgAGCAAGGCTTTTTACAATTGTCAGGGTGTTTTGGAATACTTAgtaaaaatgaagaacacaatagATTTTATTTGGTGTTGCTATTTCTGGTCTAATTCCTTCAGGTTATTTTGttcataccaaaaaaaaaaatattgtcagTCTTTTCATGGCCTCCTACTCCTTCTTCAGGAAGCTTAATTTCAACCGTACCCACCTGCAATCACATTCCAATTCATCAATTGAATAATCTCCTAGTTTTCAAAAGAGGA
This sequence is a window from Arachis duranensis cultivar V14167 chromosome 2, aradu.V14167.gnm2.J7QH, whole genome shotgun sequence. Protein-coding genes within it:
- the LOC107475983 gene encoding F-box protein At3g58530; translated protein: MEETETETEIEEGKDAIWCRETVPQVMKLVCSSLPLTLSQTDLISLLLVSPWLNRTLLSSQPLWQSLSFRESNNAGNRLIAALSLPRYRHVKKIDLEFARDVEDSHLILIKQKCFESLQCLESLNLNGCQKISDTGIEAITSCCPQLKIFSIYWNVRVTDTGLKQTVQNCKYIVDLNISGCKNISDRGLQCVAENYPELVSLNLTRCIKITDDGLKQLLHKCLSLQSLNLYALSSFTDEAYKKICLLEHLKFLDLCGAQNLSDEGLSYISKSKNLASLNLTWCVRVTDKGVISIAQNCTSLEFLSLFGITGVTDKCLEELSKSCSDKITTLDVNGCIGIKRRSREELLRLFPNLKCFKVHS
- the LOC107476084 gene encoding probable UDP-N-acetylglucosamine--peptide N-acetylglucosaminyltransferase SEC isoform X1 produces the protein MVLLWVCPNHMKLQINGEIVGEKSLSSNKERSSNDLRKIVLANIGGDGNISHGYVYNFQVFPSVSSIKDHHMKVIGMKEYEERAVSLALSRPKLQALTNKLKSVRMTCPLFDTARWVRNLERGYLKMWNLHCSGQRPQHFKFTENELEYPYE
- the LOC107476084 gene encoding uncharacterized protein LOC107476084 isoform X2; its protein translation is MVLLWVCPNHMKLQINGEIVGEKSLSSNKERSSNDLRKIVLANIGGDGNISHGYVYNFQVFPSVSSIKDHHMKVIGMKEYEERAVSLALSRPKLQALTNKLKSVRMTCPLFDTARWVFVGEES